A single Streptomyces sp. Edi2 DNA region contains:
- a CDS encoding prolyl oligopeptidase family serine peptidase, whose product MPDWEKRFRAPRIGLPDWAEDAPDRSLFVSNATGTFELYAWDRATGSQRQATDRPNGTTDGTLSPDGQWIWWFSDTDGDEFGVWMRQPFAGGPDEPATPGLAASYPGGLAIGRDGTAVIGCSTDEEGSTVHVVRPGEAPVEIYRHRESAGVGDLSHDGSLIALEHTEHGDAMHSAIRVVRPDGSTVAELDDTKGGTEELGLSVMGFAPVDGDARLLVGHQRRGRWEPMIWDPLTGTETALEIDLPGDVGADWYPDGSALLVEHEYQARSELWRYELVRPAGTGAPADATDAAAAPGRPRLTRVETPAGSVSGATARPDGTVEFLWSSAAQPPEVRSTSGKVVLDPPGRKAPASVPVQDVWVEGPGGRIHALVQQPAGEGPFPTVFDIHGGPTWHDSDAFASSPAAWVDHGFAVVRVNYRGSTGYGRAWTDALKHRVGLIELEDIAAVREWAVSSGLADPERLVLSGGSWGGYLTLLGLGTQPEAWAVGLAAVPVADYVTAYNDEMEALKAMDRTLLGGTPEEVPERFEASSPLTYVDAVRAPVYISAGVNDPRCPIQQVENYVQRLEDRGHPHEVYRYDAGHGSLVVEERIKQVRLELDFAQRHVIEKN is encoded by the coding sequence ATGCCGGACTGGGAGAAGCGCTTCCGTGCGCCGCGGATCGGGCTGCCGGACTGGGCCGAGGACGCCCCGGACCGCTCCCTGTTCGTCTCGAACGCCACCGGCACCTTCGAGCTGTACGCCTGGGACCGGGCAACCGGCAGCCAACGGCAGGCCACGGACCGGCCGAACGGCACGACCGACGGGACGCTGTCGCCGGACGGCCAGTGGATCTGGTGGTTCTCGGACACCGACGGGGACGAGTTCGGCGTCTGGATGCGGCAGCCGTTCGCCGGCGGCCCGGATGAGCCGGCCACCCCGGGACTCGCCGCCTCGTATCCGGGAGGGCTGGCGATCGGCCGGGACGGAACGGCGGTCATCGGGTGCTCCACGGACGAGGAGGGCTCGACGGTCCACGTCGTACGGCCGGGTGAGGCGCCGGTGGAGATCTACCGGCACCGCGAGTCGGCGGGCGTCGGCGATCTCTCGCACGACGGCTCGCTGATCGCCCTCGAGCACACCGAACACGGCGATGCGATGCACTCCGCGATCCGCGTCGTACGGCCCGACGGGTCCACGGTCGCGGAGCTGGACGACACCAAGGGCGGGACCGAGGAGCTGGGCCTGTCGGTGATGGGTTTCGCACCGGTGGACGGGGATGCCCGGCTGCTGGTGGGGCACCAGCGGCGGGGCCGCTGGGAGCCGATGATCTGGGATCCGCTGACCGGGACGGAGACCGCCCTGGAGATCGACCTGCCCGGAGACGTGGGTGCCGACTGGTATCCCGACGGGTCGGCGCTGCTGGTGGAGCACGAGTACCAGGCACGCAGCGAGCTGTGGCGCTACGAGCTGGTCCGGCCGGCCGGCACCGGCGCTCCGGCCGACGCCACCGACGCGGCTGCCGCGCCCGGCCGTCCCCGGCTGACGCGGGTCGAGACCCCGGCCGGCTCGGTCTCGGGTGCGACGGCGCGGCCGGACGGAACGGTGGAGTTCCTGTGGTCGTCGGCGGCGCAGCCCCCAGAGGTGCGTTCGACGAGCGGCAAGGTCGTGCTGGACCCGCCCGGTAGGAAGGCACCCGCGTCGGTTCCCGTGCAGGACGTATGGGTGGAGGGCCCCGGTGGCCGTATCCATGCGCTGGTACAGCAGCCGGCGGGCGAAGGCCCCTTCCCGACGGTCTTCGACATACACGGCGGCCCGACCTGGCACGACAGCGACGCCTTCGCCTCGTCCCCCGCGGCCTGGGTGGACCACGGCTTCGCGGTCGTGCGCGTCAATTACCGCGGCTCGACCGGCTACGGCCGCGCCTGGACCGATGCGCTCAAGCATCGCGTCGGGCTGATCGAGCTGGAGGACATCGCCGCGGTCCGCGAGTGGGCGGTCTCGTCCGGCCTGGCGGATCCGGAGCGGCTGGTGCTCTCGGGCGGCTCATGGGGCGGCTACCTGACCCTGCTGGGACTCGGCACCCAGCCGGAAGCCTGGGCAGTGGGCCTGGCGGCGGTCCCCGTCGCGGACTACGTCACGGCGTACAACGACGAGATGGAAGCCCTCAAGGCGATGGACCGGACCCTGCTGGGCGGCACCCCCGAGGAGGTCCCGGAACGCTTCGAGGCGTCCTCGCCGCTGACCTATGTGGACGCGGTGCGGGCACCGGTCTACATCTCCGCGGGCGTCAACGACCCACGCTGCCCGATCCAGCAGGTGGAGAACTACGTCCAGCGGCTGGAGGACCGCGGCCATCCGCACGAGGTCTACCGCTACGACGCCGGCCACGGCTCCCTGGTCGTGGAGGAGCGCATCAAGCAGGTCCGCCTGGAGCTCGACTTCGCCCAGCGGCATGTGATCGAGAAGAACTAG
- a CDS encoding methyltransferase domain-containing protein, whose amino-acid sequence MRRNAGPDDWWEANRAMWDERVALHTVSDFYDQDGFRRARDVLRDFEVAEVGDVNGRSLLHLQCHFGQDTLSWAHRGAARVVGLDFSEPAIDAARELAAELGYGPDRAAFVAADVYDAAEAVPDTAYDIVYTGIGALNWLPDLERWADTAASLVAPGGFLYLAEFHPLCDALDDETGSRLVHDYFSRDAWVDETPGTYVDFGAPTVNNRSVEWQHPLGDVVSALAGTGLRIDFLHEHDMTMFQRFAALRRDGDGYHRFPGDRPRVPLMYSLKASRTR is encoded by the coding sequence ATGCGAAGAAACGCCGGTCCCGACGACTGGTGGGAGGCCAACCGCGCGATGTGGGACGAGCGCGTCGCCCTCCACACCGTGAGCGATTTTTACGACCAGGACGGATTCCGCAGGGCGCGCGACGTGCTCCGTGATTTCGAGGTTGCGGAGGTCGGGGACGTCAACGGGCGGTCCCTCCTGCACCTCCAGTGCCATTTCGGCCAGGACACCCTCTCCTGGGCCCATCGTGGTGCGGCCCGGGTCGTCGGCCTGGACTTCTCCGAACCCGCCATCGACGCCGCCCGTGAGCTGGCCGCAGAGCTCGGCTACGGCCCGGACCGTGCCGCGTTCGTCGCCGCCGACGTCTATGACGCCGCCGAGGCCGTCCCCGACACCGCGTACGACATCGTCTACACCGGCATCGGCGCCCTGAACTGGCTTCCTGACCTGGAGCGCTGGGCCGACACCGCCGCCTCCCTCGTCGCTCCCGGCGGCTTCCTCTACCTTGCCGAATTCCACCCGCTGTGCGACGCCCTGGACGACGAGACCGGATCGCGCCTCGTCCACGACTACTTCAGCCGCGATGCATGGGTGGACGAAACCCCCGGTACCTACGTGGATTTCGGCGCACCGACGGTCAATAACCGCAGCGTCGAATGGCAGCACCCGCTCGGCGACGTCGTCTCGGCCCTGGCCGGCACGGGCCTGCGCATCGACTTCCTGCACGAGCACGACATGACGATGTTCCAGCGCTTCGCCGCCCTGCGACGTGACGGCGACGGCTATCACCGGTTCCCCGGCGACCGCCCCCGCGTCCCCCTCATGTACTCGCTGAAGGCAAGCCGTACGCGCTGA
- a CDS encoding cytochrome P450 → MSALPTSPFAAHVGKHPGEPNVMDPALITDPFAGYGALREQGPVVRGRFMDDSPVWLVTRFEEVRQVLRDQRFVNNPAAPSLGHAAEDNPLTRLIDMLGLPEHLRPYLLGSILNYDAPDHTRLRRLVSRAFTARKITDLRPRVEQIADALLARLPEHAEDGVVDLIQHFAYPLPITVICELVGIPEADRPQWRKWGTDLVSMEPDRLSTSFPPMIEHIHQMVRERRGALTDDLLSELIRTHDDDGGRLSDVEMVTLILTLVLAGHETTAHLISNGTAALLTHPDQRRLLQDDPALLPRAVHELMRWCGPVQMTQLRYAGADVDLAGTTIRRGEAVQLILVSANFDPRHYTDPDRLDLTRHPAGHAENHVGFGHGAHYCLGATLAKQEGEVAFGKLLAHYPKLSLGVAPEHLERTPLPGNWRLNALPVRLG, encoded by the coding sequence ATGTCGGCATTACCCACCTCACCGTTCGCCGCACACGTCGGGAAACACCCGGGCGAGCCGAATGTGATGGACCCGGCGCTGATCACCGACCCGTTCGCCGGCTACGGCGCGCTGCGTGAGCAGGGCCCGGTCGTACGCGGCCGCTTCATGGACGACTCACCCGTCTGGTTGGTGACGCGGTTCGAGGAGGTCCGCCAAGTCCTGCGCGACCAGCGGTTCGTGAACAACCCGGCCGCGCCGTCCCTGGGGCACGCGGCCGAGGACAACCCGCTGACCAGGCTGATCGACATGCTGGGCCTCCCCGAACACCTCCGCCCCTACCTGCTCGGATCGATCCTCAACTACGACGCCCCCGATCACACCCGGCTGCGCCGCCTGGTGTCGCGGGCCTTCACGGCCCGCAAGATCACCGACCTGCGGCCGCGGGTCGAGCAGATCGCCGACGCACTGCTGGCCCGGCTGCCCGAGCACGCCGAGGACGGCGTCGTCGATCTCATCCAGCACTTCGCCTACCCGCTGCCGATCACCGTCATCTGCGAACTGGTCGGCATACCCGAGGCGGACCGCCCGCAGTGGCGGAAGTGGGGTACCGACCTCGTCTCGATGGAGCCCGACCGGCTCAGCACCTCGTTCCCGCCGATGATCGAGCACATCCACCAGATGGTCAGGGAGCGGCGCGGCGCGCTCACCGACGATCTGCTCAGCGAGCTGATCCGCACTCATGACGACGACGGGGGCCGGCTCAGCGACGTCGAGATGGTCACCCTGATCCTCACGCTCGTCCTCGCCGGTCACGAGACCACCGCCCACCTCATCAGCAACGGCACGGCGGCGCTGCTCACCCATCCCGACCAGCGGCGCCTGCTCCAGGACGACCCGGCCCTGCTCCCCCGCGCCGTGCACGAGCTGATGCGCTGGTGCGGGCCGGTGCAGATGACCCAGCTGCGCTACGCCGGCGCCGACGTCGACCTGGCCGGCACCACGATCCGCCGGGGCGAGGCCGTCCAACTCATCCTGGTGTCGGCGAACTTCGACCCGCGCCACTACACCGACCCCGACCGCCTCGACCTGACCCGCCACCCCGCGGGCCATGCCGAGAACCATGTGGGCTTCGGCCACGGAGCGCACTACTGCCTGGGCGCCACACTCGCCAAACAGGAGGGCGAAGTCGCCTTCGGCAAACTGCTCGCGCACTACCCGAAGCTGTCGCTGGGCGTCGCACCGGAACACCTGGAGCGGACGCCCCTGCCGGGCAACTGGCGGCTGAACGCGCTGCCGGTGCGGCTGGGGTGA
- a CDS encoding helix-turn-helix domain-containing protein, with translation MERRTRILDVAGGLLLAWGYERVTIDEIARRAKVGKGTVYLHWKTKDALFLAVVLQSQFRNHHRQLERMRADPLEILPSRMLRGLFCDSLNDPVLRAVYTDDADILGRLNDTAKKELTELIAEGDRMLCRHLEVLRGHGLVHDDLEVHHQQYALMAMATGFFTGEALLAGRAPVAPEVRADILARTVRGALETPGGQKAAAAAAPEIIALYEQFGELTLREIRRQVRD, from the coding sequence GTGGAGCGTCGTACACGCATCCTCGACGTGGCCGGGGGCCTGCTCCTCGCCTGGGGCTACGAGCGGGTGACGATCGACGAGATCGCCCGGCGCGCCAAGGTCGGCAAGGGCACGGTCTACCTCCACTGGAAGACCAAGGACGCGCTGTTCCTCGCCGTCGTCCTGCAGAGCCAGTTCCGCAACCATCACCGGCAGTTGGAGCGCATGCGCGCCGATCCGCTGGAGATCCTGCCGAGCCGGATGCTGCGCGGGCTCTTCTGCGACTCCCTGAACGATCCGGTGCTGCGGGCCGTATACACCGACGATGCCGACATCCTCGGCCGGCTCAACGACACCGCGAAGAAGGAACTCACCGAGCTGATAGCCGAAGGCGACCGGATGCTGTGCCGTCATCTCGAAGTGCTGCGCGGACACGGCCTGGTGCACGACGACCTCGAGGTGCACCACCAGCAGTACGCCCTGATGGCCATGGCCACCGGCTTCTTCACGGGCGAGGCCCTGCTCGCCGGCAGGGCCCCCGTCGCCCCAGAGGTACGCGCCGACATACTCGCCCGAACGGTCCGCGGCGCGCTGGAGACCCCCGGCGGGCAGAAGGCCGCGGCCGCAGCGGCGCCGGAGATCATCGCGCTCTACGAACAGTTCGGGGAACTCACCCTGCGCGAGATCCGCCGGCAGGTACGCGACTGA
- a CDS encoding bifunctional polysaccharide deacetylase/glycosyltransferase family 2 protein, with protein MRGRANRRRHAQSRDPRGHWLLLSLVLPLVFGALLFEGWTTHEVDAAKVRSDCTQPVPPAVEKGGPVVDLRGGTVKTAGMPARTVALTYDGGPDPVWTPRLLDLLREHHVHATFFLYGAKAAQHPDLVRRIRDEGHEIGSNTYTGAVMGEASPLRARMELSLTQKALAGTAGIHTRLLRLPQTTAADTMCGAEWKAAKKASAEGYTLVAADRWYRKPAQGLIRQFSQNDTAYKDTERLLANRNVDKFTTVTAGARLPPAEKTVSGTERAVGTALVWVKVAGYTFVHGMTWVLGIAGTLGVLRLVSLVVFARTHVRRLTRFRPGSPWLREVADPVTVLVPAYNEEAGIESTVRSLLASTYVEMQIIVIDDGSTDDTAEIAVRIGDPRVEVIRQYNAGKAAALNTGLAHARYEIVVMVDADTVFEPDAVYRLIQPLAHPAVGAVSGNTKVGNRGRLLGQWQHLEYVFGFNLDRRMFEVLECMPTVPGAIGAFRRDALMGVGGVSEDTLAEDTDLTMALWQAGWRVVYEESAIAWTEVPTSLRQLWRQRYRWCYGTIQAMWKHRRAVIEVGPSGRFGRRGLSYLALFQVALPLLAPVVDVFALYAALFRGPVLAATVWFGFLGIQLACAWYALKLDREPVKSLWTMPLQLFVYRQLMYLVVIQSVVAFLLGTRLKWQRMQRSGTAAQQIGQPVAYQGLTSR; from the coding sequence ATGAGGGGCCGGGCCAACCGGCGCAGGCATGCCCAGTCCCGGGATCCGCGCGGCCATTGGCTGCTGCTGAGCCTTGTGCTGCCCCTGGTGTTCGGTGCCCTGCTCTTCGAGGGCTGGACCACCCATGAGGTGGACGCCGCCAAGGTCCGCAGCGACTGCACCCAGCCGGTGCCGCCGGCGGTGGAGAAGGGCGGCCCGGTGGTGGATCTTCGCGGCGGCACCGTGAAGACCGCCGGGATGCCGGCCCGTACGGTGGCGCTCACCTACGACGGCGGACCCGACCCGGTGTGGACGCCGCGGCTGCTCGACCTGCTGCGCGAGCACCATGTCCACGCCACCTTCTTCCTGTACGGCGCCAAGGCCGCCCAACACCCGGACCTGGTACGGCGGATCAGGGACGAGGGCCATGAGATCGGCTCGAACACCTACACCGGCGCGGTCATGGGCGAGGCATCGCCCCTGCGTGCCCGGATGGAGCTCTCGCTCACGCAGAAGGCGCTGGCCGGCACGGCGGGCATCCACACCAGGCTGCTGCGGCTGCCGCAGACCACCGCGGCGGACACCATGTGCGGCGCGGAGTGGAAGGCGGCCAAGAAGGCGAGCGCGGAGGGCTACACACTGGTCGCCGCCGACCGGTGGTACCGCAAGCCGGCGCAGGGCCTCATCCGGCAGTTCAGCCAGAACGACACCGCCTACAAGGACACCGAGCGGCTGCTCGCCAACCGGAACGTCGACAAATTCACCACCGTGACGGCCGGGGCCAGGCTGCCCCCGGCCGAGAAGACGGTCTCCGGTACCGAACGAGCGGTGGGCACGGCCCTGGTCTGGGTCAAGGTCGCCGGCTACACCTTCGTGCACGGCATGACCTGGGTGCTGGGCATCGCCGGCACCCTGGGTGTGCTGCGGCTGGTGTCCCTCGTCGTCTTCGCCCGGACGCACGTCCGGCGGCTGACCCGCTTCCGTCCAGGATCCCCCTGGCTAAGGGAGGTCGCCGATCCGGTGACGGTGCTCGTGCCCGCGTACAACGAAGAGGCGGGCATCGAGTCCACCGTCCGTTCGCTGCTCGCCTCCACCTACGTGGAGATGCAGATCATCGTGATCGACGACGGGTCGACGGACGACACGGCGGAGATCGCCGTCCGGATCGGAGACCCCCGCGTGGAGGTGATCCGCCAGTACAACGCGGGCAAGGCGGCAGCCCTCAACACCGGCCTGGCGCATGCCCGGTACGAGATCGTGGTCATGGTCGACGCCGACACGGTCTTCGAGCCCGATGCCGTCTACCGGCTGATCCAGCCGCTCGCGCACCCGGCGGTGGGTGCGGTCAGCGGCAACACCAAGGTCGGCAACCGCGGCCGGCTGCTGGGCCAGTGGCAGCACCTGGAGTACGTCTTCGGGTTCAACCTCGACCGGCGGATGTTCGAGGTCCTGGAGTGCATGCCGACCGTCCCCGGCGCCATCGGGGCCTTCCGCCGGGATGCACTGATGGGCGTCGGCGGCGTCAGCGAGGACACCCTCGCCGAGGACACCGACCTGACGATGGCCCTGTGGCAGGCGGGCTGGCGGGTGGTCTACGAGGAGTCCGCGATCGCCTGGACCGAGGTGCCCACCTCGCTGCGGCAGCTGTGGCGGCAGCGCTACCGCTGGTGCTACGGCACGATCCAGGCGATGTGGAAGCACCGCCGTGCCGTCATCGAAGTGGGCCCGTCGGGGCGCTTCGGACGGCGCGGGCTGAGCTACCTCGCGCTCTTCCAGGTCGCCCTGCCGCTGCTCGCGCCGGTCGTCGACGTCTTCGCCCTGTACGCGGCGCTGTTCCGCGGCCCGGTGCTCGCGGCCACCGTGTGGTTCGGCTTCCTCGGGATCCAACTGGCCTGCGCCTGGTACGCGTTGAAGCTCGACCGGGAGCCGGTGAAGTCGCTGTGGACGATGCCGTTGCAGCTCTTCGTCTACCGGCAGCTGATGTACCTGGTGGTCATCCAGTCCGTGGTGGCCTTCCTGCTCGGCACCCGCCTGAAGTGGCAGCGCATGCAGCGTTCCGGCACCGCGGCCCAGCAGATCGGCCAACCGGTCGCGTACCAGGGCCTGACGTCGAGATGA
- a CDS encoding LCP family protein — protein MTDWLDRPPETWRGGETETTYPGHGQVWLPEEQHPPQMYPPQEPLFQEPVPQGPTPQMYPPQGPTPQMYPPQGPTPQMHPPQEPPPQMHWPRMDPAGPVNSPLPDVRAPAPAPVPPVRRDARGGNEGRAVRPGRVGPGAGPPGPEAGRAGRGRRAARRSPRRRRVRRTAILLVTVLLSGSLGTYVWADTQLNREVDLDKIADRMPPGRGTNYLIVGSDSRVGLSDRAKKDLHTGGSADAGRRTDSMILLHTGAHGTTMVSLPRDSWVTIPPYIRPDTGKHYRAAKNKLNAAFSFGGPDLLVQTIERNTGVHIDHYTEIGFAGFVGIVNAIGGVPICLDRDVRDKKSGANLKKGCQTLDGRTALAFVRQRHQEAQGDLGRSQNQQKFLAALARKAATPGILLDPAKVYPTMSAGLGTLIVDKDTGLTNLTSLFKAMKGVTAGDGKRLNVPVSNLNLRTSKGSAVQWNEAKAKELFTEMNDDRPVTVGEKG, from the coding sequence ATGACTGACTGGCTGGACAGGCCGCCCGAAACCTGGCGCGGCGGCGAAACGGAGACGACGTACCCCGGCCACGGGCAGGTGTGGCTCCCGGAGGAGCAGCACCCGCCCCAGATGTATCCGCCCCAGGAGCCTCTGTTCCAGGAGCCTGTGCCCCAGGGGCCTACGCCCCAGATGTATCCGCCGCAGGGGCCTACGCCCCAGATGTATCCGCCGCAGGGGCCTACGCCCCAGATGCACCCCCCGCAGGAGCCTCCGCCGCAGATGCACTGGCCCCGGATGGACCCGGCAGGCCCCGTGAACAGCCCGCTGCCCGACGTCCGGGCGCCCGCACCGGCGCCGGTGCCCCCGGTCCGGCGCGACGCACGCGGCGGGAACGAGGGGCGCGCGGTCCGGCCCGGCCGCGTGGGCCCCGGCGCCGGCCCCCCGGGCCCCGAAGCCGGGCGTGCGGGCCGCGGCCGGCGCGCCGCCCGCCGTTCCCCGCGCCGCCGCCGGGTCAGGCGGACGGCGATCCTGTTGGTGACCGTGCTGCTCTCCGGCTCCCTCGGCACCTACGTCTGGGCCGACACGCAGCTCAACCGCGAGGTCGACCTGGACAAGATCGCGGACCGGATGCCGCCGGGCCGGGGGACCAACTACCTGATCGTGGGCTCCGACAGCCGGGTGGGCCTTTCCGACCGGGCCAAGAAGGACCTGCACACCGGCGGTTCGGCCGACGCGGGCCGCCGCACCGACTCGATGATCCTGCTGCACACCGGCGCCCACGGCACCACGATGGTGAGCCTGCCGCGCGACTCGTGGGTGACCATCCCGCCGTACATCCGCCCCGACACCGGCAAGCACTACCGCGCGGCGAAGAACAAGCTCAACGCGGCGTTCTCGTTCGGCGGCCCCGATCTGCTCGTCCAGACCATCGAGCGCAACACGGGCGTGCACATCGACCACTACACGGAGATCGGGTTCGCCGGTTTCGTGGGCATCGTCAACGCCATCGGCGGTGTGCCGATCTGCCTGGACCGCGACGTCAGGGACAAGAAGTCGGGCGCGAACCTCAAGAAGGGCTGCCAGACCCTCGACGGCCGTACGGCACTGGCATTCGTCCGCCAGCGCCACCAGGAGGCCCAGGGCGACCTCGGCCGGAGCCAGAACCAGCAGAAGTTCCTGGCCGCCCTCGCCCGCAAGGCCGCCACGCCCGGCATCCTGCTCGACCCGGCCAAGGTCTATCCGACCATGAGCGCGGGCCTGGGCACGCTCATCGTCGACAAGGACACCGGCCTGACCAACCTCACCTCGCTGTTCAAGGCGATGAAGGGCGTCACGGCGGGCGACGGCAAGCGGCTCAACGTCCCCGTGTCGAACCTCAACCTCCGCACCTCCAAGGGCAGCGCCGTGCAGTGGAACGAGGCGAAGGCGAAGGAGCTCTTCACCGAGATGAACGACGACCGTCCGGTGACGGTCGGGGAGAAGGGCTGA
- a CDS encoding DoxX family membrane protein, with protein MQTIWLSGAEWFAVLRIGLGLWWLESWRHKDKKTWFTGGGITWAAGIAAKHRWSAVRTGFDRWVKPRPRPMAYLVAYAELALGLGLVVGFLTPVALVCGAVLNLIYLVLMIHDWAEQGQNLMMALISLTGLLAMSWQCWSLDGALGLFR; from the coding sequence ATGCAAACGATCTGGCTCAGCGGTGCCGAGTGGTTCGCCGTCCTCCGTATCGGCCTCGGGCTGTGGTGGCTGGAGAGCTGGCGCCACAAGGACAAGAAGACCTGGTTCACCGGCGGCGGCATCACCTGGGCGGCCGGCATCGCGGCCAAGCACCGGTGGTCCGCGGTCCGTACGGGCTTCGACCGCTGGGTGAAGCCCCGCCCCCGGCCGATGGCGTACCTCGTCGCCTACGCGGAGCTGGCTCTCGGCCTCGGGCTCGTCGTGGGCTTCCTGACGCCGGTGGCCCTGGTCTGCGGGGCGGTGCTCAACCTGATCTATCTCGTGCTGATGATCCACGACTGGGCGGAGCAGGGGCAGAACCTGATGATGGCGCTGATCTCCCTCACGGGGCTGCTCGCCATGAGCTGGCAGTGCTGGTCGCTCGACGGCGCGCTGGGCCTGTTCCGCTAG
- a CDS encoding amidohydrolase family protein → MISNESGTAELPRVISVDDHVIEPAHLFETWLPKKYQDRGPKPFTAGIGGLEYVGGKYRFTTDPEGQLTDWWEYEGLIFPYKRIIAAVGFSRDEMTLDGITREQMRRGCWDPKARLADMDVNHVEASLCFPTFPRFCGQTFAEAGDKEVGLACVRAYNDWMVEEWCGDSGGRLIPLCLIPLWDVGLAVAEIRRNAARGVRAVTFSEIPTYLGLPSIHCGYWDPFFAACEETGTVVNMHIGSSSQMPAASPDAPPAVQASLSFNNAMASMMDFLFSGVLVKFPRLKLAYSEGQMGWIPYALERADDVWEEHRAWGGVKDLIPEPPSSYYYRQIFCCFFRDRHGIEAIETVGVDNATFETDYPHVDSTWPHTKEVAAEHVAGLPAEVTYKILRGNAIRMLDLPFDREQRA, encoded by the coding sequence GTGATCAGCAACGAGAGCGGCACGGCGGAGCTTCCCAGGGTCATCAGCGTGGACGATCACGTGATCGAGCCCGCGCACCTCTTCGAGACCTGGCTTCCGAAGAAGTACCAGGACAGGGGGCCGAAGCCGTTCACCGCCGGCATCGGCGGGCTGGAGTACGTCGGCGGGAAGTACCGGTTCACCACGGACCCGGAGGGCCAGCTCACCGACTGGTGGGAGTACGAGGGCCTGATCTTCCCGTACAAGCGCATCATCGCCGCCGTGGGCTTCTCCCGCGACGAGATGACGCTGGACGGGATCACCCGGGAGCAGATGCGGCGCGGGTGCTGGGACCCGAAGGCGCGGCTGGCGGACATGGACGTCAACCATGTCGAGGCGTCGCTCTGCTTCCCGACCTTCCCGCGCTTTTGCGGGCAGACCTTCGCCGAGGCCGGGGACAAGGAGGTCGGGCTCGCGTGCGTCCGGGCGTACAACGACTGGATGGTGGAGGAGTGGTGCGGGGACAGCGGCGGGCGGCTGATTCCGCTGTGCCTGATCCCGCTGTGGGACGTCGGGCTGGCCGTCGCCGAGATCCGGCGCAACGCCGCCCGCGGGGTGCGGGCGGTGACCTTCAGCGAGATCCCCACCTACCTGGGGCTGCCGTCCATCCACTGTGGGTACTGGGACCCGTTCTTCGCCGCGTGCGAGGAGACCGGAACCGTCGTGAACATGCACATCGGCTCGTCGTCGCAGATGCCGGCCGCCTCACCGGACGCACCGCCCGCCGTGCAGGCCTCCCTGAGCTTCAACAACGCGATGGCCTCGATGATGGACTTCCTGTTCAGCGGCGTCCTCGTGAAGTTCCCCCGGCTGAAGCTGGCCTACAGCGAGGGCCAGATGGGGTGGATCCCGTACGCCCTGGAGCGCGCCGATGACGTCTGGGAGGAGCACCGGGCGTGGGGCGGGGTCAAGGACCTGATCCCCGAGCCGCCGTCGTCGTACTACTACCGGCAGATCTTCTGCTGTTTCTTCCGCGACCGGCACGGCATCGAGGCGATCGAGACGGTGGGGGTCGACAACGCGACCTTCGAGACCGACTACCCGCACGTCGACTCGACCTGGCCGCATACGAAGGAGGTGGCCGCCGAGCACGTGGCGGGGCTGCCGGCGGAGGTGACGTACAAGATCCTGAGGGGGAACGCCATCCGGATGCTGGACCTCCCGTTCGACCGGGAGCAACGGGCCTGA
- a CDS encoding GntR family transcriptional regulator — MAVAYERITDQLRQAVRAGRWKPGDHLPPEAELAEEFGRSVPAVRAALRFLCDEGLIEKQRGRGNVVRRPRTVAVRTNLSHQWEKSRAREPLAERARTGATERDTGLHVEDLVFHASYREREADEELARAFDLPEGTPLLERRYRTRYVAESAPFSLMTSYLVRDMIAKNPDLLDETKEPWPGGSQAQLYTLGIELGRVEEHVTARPPAPEEAAELELPPGTSVLVLRKTSIDVNDRIVGVADVILPGDRTEMLFVTPLERW, encoded by the coding sequence ATGGCAGTGGCGTACGAGCGGATCACGGACCAGCTCCGGCAGGCCGTCCGGGCGGGCCGGTGGAAGCCCGGCGACCATCTGCCCCCGGAGGCGGAGCTCGCCGAGGAGTTCGGGCGCAGCGTGCCGGCCGTCCGGGCCGCTCTCCGGTTCCTTTGCGACGAAGGCCTCATCGAGAAGCAGCGCGGGCGCGGCAACGTCGTCCGGCGCCCGCGCACCGTTGCCGTGCGCACGAACCTCAGCCACCAGTGGGAGAAGAGCCGGGCGCGCGAGCCGCTGGCGGAACGGGCCCGGACCGGCGCCACCGAGCGGGACACCGGTCTGCACGTCGAGGACCTGGTCTTTCACGCGTCGTACCGCGAGCGGGAGGCGGACGAGGAGCTGGCGCGGGCCTTCGACCTGCCGGAAGGCACTCCCCTCCTCGAACGCCGTTACCGAACGCGGTACGTCGCCGAGAGCGCGCCCTTCAGCCTGATGACCTCGTACCTCGTCCGCGACATGATCGCGAAGAATCCCGACCTGCTGGACGAGACCAAGGAGCCCTGGCCGGGCGGGTCGCAGGCCCAGCTCTACACCCTCGGCATCGAGCTGGGCCGGGTCGAGGAGCACGTCACCGCCCGCCCGCCGGCCCCCGAAGAGGCGGCGGAGCTGGAACTGCCGCCCGGGACCTCGGTGCTCGTACTCCGGAAGACCTCGATCGACGTCAACGACCGGATCGTGGGCGTCGCCGACGTCATCCTGCCCGGCGACCGCACGGAAATGCTGTTCGTCACGCCCCTGGAAAGGTGGTGA